A single genomic interval of Asinibacterium sp. OR53 harbors:
- a CDS encoding purine-nucleoside phosphorylase, protein MSPVMQQLEETAAFIRQKVDATSSIGIILGSGLGNLSQEIRVEHEIPYHEIPHFPVSTVEGHKGRLLFGELGGRKVWVMAGRFHYYEGYTAQQVAYPVRVMRLLGVETLLLSNAAGGVQPGLKVGDLMIINDHISLFTANPLVGRNVDELGTRFPDMSEPYSKELIAKVKAIAASHHILLKEGVYLGVTGPTFETRAEYKLIRTVGGDAVGMSTVQETIAAVHGGMKVFAMSVITDLGIRKEDNVITHEEVLQAAKEAEPKLTLLFKELIKSL, encoded by the coding sequence ATGTCACCAGTCATGCAGCAATTAGAAGAAACAGCAGCATTCATCAGGCAAAAAGTCGATGCAACATCTTCGATCGGGATCATATTGGGCAGTGGCCTGGGTAATCTTTCACAGGAGATCAGGGTCGAGCATGAAATTCCGTACCATGAAATTCCTCATTTCCCTGTGAGTACGGTAGAAGGTCACAAAGGGCGCTTGCTTTTTGGAGAATTGGGTGGCCGCAAAGTGTGGGTGATGGCCGGACGTTTTCATTATTACGAAGGATATACGGCGCAGCAGGTGGCCTATCCTGTAAGGGTGATGCGACTGTTGGGCGTAGAGACCCTGCTTTTATCCAATGCAGCCGGAGGAGTGCAACCGGGTTTAAAAGTAGGAGACCTCATGATCATCAACGACCATATCAGCCTCTTCACTGCTAATCCGCTCGTTGGCAGAAATGTAGACGAACTGGGTACCCGTTTCCCTGATATGAGCGAACCCTACAGCAAAGAACTCATAGCCAAAGTAAAAGCGATTGCCGCATCGCATCATATTCTGTTGAAGGAGGGCGTTTACCTGGGTGTAACAGGCCCTACTTTCGAAACAAGGGCTGAATATAAGCTCATTCGTACCGTAGGAGGCGATGCCGTAGGAATGAGTACCGTACAGGAAACGATCGCAGCTGTTCATGGTGGCATGAAAGTGTTTGCTATGAGCGTGATCACCGACCTGGGCATACGTAAAGAGGACAATGTGATCACGCATGAAGAAGTGC
- a CDS encoding cold-shock protein, with product MDTQIQGTVKFFNEEKGYGFIKHDDSNKETFVHANGLIDQIEANDKVIFDVQDGRKGPNAVNVKRID from the coding sequence ATGGACACACAAATTCAAGGAACTGTAAAGTTCTTTAACGAAGAAAAAGGTTATGGATTCATCAAGCACGACGACTCTAACAAAGAGACTTTTGTGCATGCCAATGGTTTGATCGATCAGATCGAAGCCAATGACAAGGTGATTTTTGATGTACAGGACGGACGTAAAGGTCCCAACGCAGTTAACGTAAAACGCATAGATTAA
- a CDS encoding M61 family metallopeptidase codes for MKKIPLALLLLTALSSYGQQMHYQVSFPNAVHHEAHIELTASHIPSGPAVFRMSRSSPGRYATHEFGKNVYDVTARDRNGKNLTVKRIDGDVYEVPQHDGAVTIAYTLYANYADGTYAGIDPESIHLNMPACFMWMKGQDNAPISISFDIPKENKGVIATQLFPADVPNNFTAPGLQYFMDCPTKIGDLHFREWKVTNTNGKIYTIRVALEANATEQQIDELTEKTKKITAEAKEVFGEYAPYDHGTYTFIISANPYVFGDGMEHRNSTMITQTMGSFNPNWLTGVISHEYFHNWNVERIRPKTLEPFNFEKSNMSNELWCAEGFTQYYGELILARTGLRDPKTYLATLAAFVNAKQNTPGARYYSPIQASNHAVFVDAGVSIDRTNYPNMFTTYYYYGAAIALALDLEMQPNYHKTIDAFMQAMWKRFGKTEIPYTIATMQETLASVTDATFAASFFDKYIRGHESIDYATLLAKAGYELKNASEGKATLGVSAQPDGQGRLVITRNTTKGTAAYEAGLDINDELLSFDGTTVKTMTDINDFLQQKKPGDMITVRYKHRDKEKTVSVTLKEQALPTLIPIEEKGQTVTESMQQIRDSWFKTRTH; via the coding sequence ATGAAAAAAATACCGCTCGCACTCTTATTGCTCACTGCATTGAGTAGTTATGGCCAACAAATGCACTATCAAGTGTCTTTCCCGAATGCAGTACACCACGAAGCGCATATTGAACTAACCGCCAGTCATATCCCTTCCGGCCCTGCCGTTTTCCGTATGAGCCGTTCTTCTCCCGGCCGTTATGCCACACATGAGTTTGGCAAGAATGTATATGATGTAACGGCACGCGATCGCAATGGTAAAAACCTGACCGTAAAAAGGATCGACGGTGATGTATATGAAGTACCGCAACATGATGGCGCTGTTACCATCGCCTATACTTTATACGCCAATTATGCCGATGGTACTTATGCTGGCATCGATCCCGAAAGCATTCACCTGAACATGCCGGCTTGTTTCATGTGGATGAAGGGACAGGACAATGCGCCCATTAGCATCAGCTTCGATATACCCAAAGAGAACAAAGGCGTAATTGCCACGCAACTGTTTCCTGCCGATGTACCCAACAATTTTACGGCACCAGGATTGCAGTATTTTATGGATTGCCCTACCAAGATCGGCGATTTGCATTTCAGGGAATGGAAAGTGACGAACACCAATGGAAAGATCTATACCATACGGGTAGCGCTTGAAGCAAACGCTACCGAACAGCAGATTGATGAGCTTACAGAAAAAACAAAAAAGATCACTGCTGAAGCCAAAGAAGTTTTCGGTGAATATGCACCATACGATCACGGTACTTATACTTTTATCATCAGTGCCAATCCTTATGTTTTTGGCGATGGCATGGAGCACCGCAACTCTACGATGATTACCCAAACCATGGGCAGCTTTAACCCCAATTGGTTAACAGGCGTGATCTCACATGAATATTTTCACAACTGGAATGTTGAGCGCATCCGCCCGAAAACACTGGAGCCCTTCAATTTCGAGAAGAGCAATATGAGCAATGAGTTATGGTGCGCCGAAGGTTTCACGCAATATTATGGTGAACTCATATTGGCGCGTACAGGTCTGCGCGATCCGAAGACATACCTCGCAACATTAGCCGCATTTGTGAATGCAAAACAGAACACACCCGGCGCCCGGTATTATTCTCCCATACAAGCCAGCAACCATGCGGTTTTCGTAGATGCGGGCGTATCGATAGACCGGACCAACTATCCTAACATGTTCACCACTTATTATTATTACGGCGCTGCCATTGCGCTGGCGCTTGACCTGGAAATGCAACCAAACTATCACAAAACCATCGATGCATTCATGCAGGCTATGTGGAAGCGTTTTGGCAAAACAGAGATACCTTATACCATTGCTACCATGCAGGAAACACTGGCATCTGTAACCGACGCAACATTTGCCGCATCCTTCTTCGATAAATACATCCGCGGGCATGAATCTATCGACTATGCAACTTTGCTGGCAAAAGCAGGATACGAATTGAAGAATGCATCGGAAGGAAAAGCGACCCTCGGCGTTAGTGCACAACCTGATGGTCAGGGGCGCCTGGTTATTACGAGGAATACCACCAAAGGTACTGCTGCTTATGAAGCCGGACTGGATATCAACGATGAACTATTGAGTTTCGACGGAACCACTGTAAAAACGATGACTGACATAAATGATTTTCTCCAGCAAAAAAAGCCGGGCGATATGATCACCGTCCGATATAAGCATCGCGACAAGGAAAAGACCGTTTCTGTTACATTAAAAGAACAGGCTCTTCCTACACTCATCCCTATAGAAGAAAAAGGACAAACTGTTACAGAAAGCATGCAGCAGATCAGGGATAGCTGGTTTAAGACGAGAACACATTAA
- a CDS encoding TCR/Tet family MFS transporter, with amino-acid sequence MKYSNFAASFTSSNTRYMANPRKAAIGFIFITLLIDITGLGLIIPVMPKLIEQLLHTTEISKASQYGGWLTFAYAIMQFLFAPVLGNLSDKFGRRPVLLSSLLGFGIDYLFLSFAPTIGWLFVGRIIAGITGASFTTASAYIADISNAENRAQNFGMIGAAFGLGFILGPLLGGLLGELGPRVPFLVAAGLALLNFCYGYFVLPESLAIEHRRPFDWKRANPLGSLLQLRKYPAVAGLVSSLALVYLASHAVQSNWSFFGIEKFHWSPKMIGISLGMVGLLVGVVQGGLVRFINPKLGNERSIYIGLGLYALGLLLFAFASQSWMMFVFLVPYCLGGIAGPALQAIISGHVPPNEQGELQGALTSIMSATAIVGPPMMTNLFAHFTAPGAPVYFPGAAFLLGAVFMLGSAIWSYVVLKREHHLNH; translated from the coding sequence ATGAAATACAGCAATTTTGCGGCATCCTTCACTTCTTCCAACACCAGGTATATGGCAAACCCCCGCAAAGCAGCAATCGGTTTCATTTTTATTACCCTTTTAATCGACATAACAGGATTGGGCCTGATCATTCCCGTAATGCCCAAACTGATTGAGCAGTTATTGCACACCACCGAGATCAGTAAGGCATCTCAATATGGGGGATGGCTCACTTTTGCCTATGCCATCATGCAATTTCTTTTCGCCCCGGTACTGGGTAACCTGAGTGATAAATTCGGCCGCAGACCCGTGCTCCTTTCTTCACTGCTGGGATTTGGCATCGATTACCTCTTCCTTTCTTTTGCACCTACCATCGGCTGGCTTTTTGTTGGCCGTATCATTGCAGGCATTACAGGCGCGAGCTTTACTACCGCTTCGGCTTATATAGCCGATATCAGTAACGCAGAAAACAGGGCGCAGAATTTTGGGATGATTGGGGCTGCATTCGGACTGGGCTTTATACTAGGACCTTTATTGGGAGGCTTGTTGGGAGAACTGGGACCAAGGGTGCCCTTCCTGGTAGCAGCCGGATTGGCGCTGCTCAATTTCTGCTATGGCTATTTTGTATTACCCGAATCATTGGCTATCGAACACCGGAGACCTTTTGACTGGAAGAGGGCCAACCCGTTGGGTTCTTTATTGCAGTTGAGAAAATATCCGGCAGTAGCCGGCCTCGTGTCATCACTTGCATTGGTTTACCTGGCTTCTCATGCCGTACAAAGCAACTGGAGTTTTTTCGGCATAGAAAAATTTCACTGGAGTCCTAAAATGATCGGGATATCATTGGGTATGGTGGGACTGTTGGTAGGGGTAGTGCAAGGAGGACTTGTACGTTTCATTAATCCCAAACTGGGAAATGAGAGAAGTATTTATATTGGATTAGGACTTTACGCACTGGGACTCCTGCTGTTTGCTTTTGCTTCGCAAAGCTGGATGATGTTCGTGTTCCTGGTGCCTTATTGCCTGGGCGGTATTGCCGGCCCGGCGTTGCAGGCCATTATATCGGGCCACGTACCACCCAATGAACAGGGCGAATTGCAGGGTGCACTCACCAGTATCATGAGCGCTACGGCCATTGTTGGTCCGCCTATGATGACCAATCTTTTTGCGCATTTCACAGCACCGGGTGCACCGGTTTATTTTCCCGGCGCCGCCTTCTTACTGGGTGCTGTATTCATGCTTGGCAGTGCTATATGGTCTTATGTGGTGTTGAAGAGAGAACACCATCTTAATCATTAA
- a CDS encoding DUF4382 domain-containing protein has product MKAKHFLYGALMAIAAAITITACKKSDSAQAPAGSQQNLTLYLTDGPGFFDSVLVDIRSVKVLVDTSRNTRMHDDNDWDDAGDREGRNPQAKDSSLVWQNLNIAAGIYDILHLRNGLDTVLASTNIPKGAIRLLKIEIGTHNSLVKNHVTYPLLLPNNFPGYVLIKLRGDEPEEFMAGKVRLWLDFDVNRSVYQGFNNEFYLRPHFRFFVTRTTASLSGRVTPMEAQPVLTLLNGKDTAYALPNREGYFKMRGLKDGTYSLFVNASNGYKDTTLTNISIAAPNNTSVGTIALHK; this is encoded by the coding sequence ATGAAAGCTAAACATTTCCTCTATGGAGCCCTTATGGCTATTGCTGCCGCAATTACGATAACGGCTTGTAAAAAGTCCGATTCGGCGCAGGCGCCGGCCGGAAGTCAGCAAAACCTTACACTATACCTGACCGATGGCCCGGGATTTTTTGATAGTGTACTGGTTGATATCAGATCTGTGAAAGTGCTGGTAGATACCAGCAGGAATACCCGCATGCACGACGACAACGACTGGGACGATGCAGGCGATCGTGAGGGACGCAATCCCCAAGCCAAAGACTCTTCCCTGGTATGGCAAAACCTGAATATTGCCGCTGGTATTTATGATATCCTTCACCTGAGGAATGGACTGGATACGGTGCTGGCCTCCACCAACATACCCAAAGGCGCTATCCGTCTGCTGAAAATCGAAATAGGTACGCATAATTCACTGGTTAAAAACCATGTGACTTACCCATTGCTTTTACCTAATAATTTCCCCGGATATGTGCTGATTAAATTGAGAGGCGATGAACCTGAAGAATTTATGGCCGGTAAAGTTCGTTTATGGCTGGATTTTGATGTGAACCGTTCCGTTTACCAGGGCTTCAATAATGAGTTCTACCTCCGTCCGCATTTCCGCTTCTTTGTTACACGTACCACTGCAAGCCTTTCAGGAAGGGTAACACCGATGGAAGCACAGCCTGTACTGACCCTTCTCAATGGAAAAGATACAGCCTATGCGCTGCCCAACAGGGAAGGTTATTTCAAAATGCGTGGATTGAAAGACGGTACTTATTCACTCTTTGTGAATGCATCCAATGGTTACAAGGATACTACGCTGACAAATATCAGCATAGCCGCGCCGAACAATACTTCGGTAGGTACCATTGCACTGCATAAATAA
- a CDS encoding M20/M25/M40 family metallo-hydrolase, producing MKKILLLSFVLLSVQNIFAQPLSQAEQGIIRYIQTHLPEATRLLKETVDINSGTLNKEGVRQVGARFRKQFDNMGFSTEWVNLPDSLNRAGHLVAAHKGKKGKRLFLIGHLDTVFEPDMPFSPFQMLNDSTATGQGVNDMKGGDVIVVAALQALQAQGLLDDASIIVYFTGDEENAGKPSSVSRLDFIERAKTCDAALAFESAAGLHTVATARRGASDWRLTVTAKTGHSSGVFSQGAGYGAIYEAARIVNGFRTTLGNEKYLTFNPGVFIGGSEMEFDVKRAAGKAIGKTNIISPATVVTGDLRFLTEKQKENARARMRKIVTDSLNGASASIVFQDGIPAMEPTAGNEALVKKLDRLTRDMGIGSTQAGDPGSRGAGDISYVAHYLDCIDGLGASGKGAHAPGETINMKEFPVLIQRAALLIYRLLQEGS from the coding sequence ATGAAAAAGATACTACTGCTTTCCTTCGTGTTGCTTAGCGTTCAAAATATTTTTGCGCAGCCGCTTTCGCAGGCGGAGCAAGGCATTATTCGTTATATCCAGACACATCTTCCGGAAGCTACCCGGTTGTTGAAAGAGACGGTAGACATCAATAGCGGTACCCTGAACAAAGAGGGGGTTCGCCAGGTAGGCGCCCGGTTCAGAAAACAATTTGATAACATGGGATTCTCCACCGAATGGGTGAACCTGCCCGACTCGCTGAACAGGGCCGGCCACCTGGTAGCTGCACATAAAGGGAAAAAGGGCAAGCGTCTTTTTCTCATTGGTCACCTCGATACCGTATTCGAACCCGACATGCCCTTCTCTCCTTTTCAGATGCTGAACGATTCTACTGCAACAGGCCAGGGGGTGAATGATATGAAAGGGGGCGATGTGATCGTAGTAGCTGCTTTGCAAGCTTTGCAGGCGCAGGGACTGCTGGACGATGCATCGATCATTGTGTATTTTACCGGCGACGAAGAAAATGCTGGCAAACCTTCTTCCGTTAGCCGGCTCGACTTTATTGAACGCGCTAAAACCTGTGATGCAGCATTGGCATTTGAATCGGCCGCCGGCCTGCATACCGTAGCTACCGCCAGAAGGGGCGCGAGCGACTGGCGCCTGACTGTTACTGCAAAAACCGGGCATTCTTCCGGGGTATTCAGCCAGGGAGCAGGTTATGGCGCTATTTATGAGGCAGCCAGAATTGTGAATGGATTCAGAACAACATTAGGTAATGAAAAATACCTCACTTTCAATCCGGGGGTATTTATTGGCGGGTCGGAAATGGAGTTCGATGTGAAAAGAGCTGCCGGAAAAGCCATCGGCAAAACCAATATCATTTCACCGGCAACCGTAGTAACCGGCGACCTGCGTTTTCTCACTGAAAAGCAAAAGGAAAATGCCAGGGCCAGGATGCGCAAAATTGTAACGGATAGCCTGAATGGCGCCAGTGCCAGTATTGTTTTCCAGGATGGCATACCGGCCATGGAACCCACGGCCGGTAATGAGGCGCTTGTAAAAAAACTGGATCGTTTAACACGCGATATGGGCATAGGGTCTACACAGGCAGGAGATCCCGGCTCGCGTGGCGCCGGTGATATCTCTTATGTTGCGCATTATCTCGATTGTATCGACGGGCTGGGCGCTTCAGGTAAAGGAGCGCACGCACCGGGTGAAACCATTAACATGAAAGAATTTCCTGTATTGATACAAAGGGCAGCTTTATTGATCTACCGGCTATTACAAGAAGGAAGTTAG
- a CDS encoding YdeI/OmpD-associated family protein: protein MVQFTATIAQFAAQGEKTGWTYIVVPADVAEQMNPGVRKSYRVKGKLDAHPIKSVAIMPMGGGEFILPVNATMRKAIHKKKGAMVKVQLQIDQAPLELPPGFMECLDDEPKAKKAFDALKLSHRNYFIKWMGGVKGEAARAKRIAMVINALLKGYGFAEMFQEQKKEREGY from the coding sequence ATGGTACAGTTTACTGCAACAATCGCGCAGTTTGCGGCGCAGGGTGAAAAAACCGGGTGGACCTATATTGTTGTGCCGGCAGATGTGGCTGAGCAAATGAATCCCGGTGTACGCAAGTCATACAGGGTAAAAGGCAAACTCGACGCACATCCCATTAAAAGTGTTGCGATCATGCCCATGGGCGGAGGCGAATTCATCCTGCCTGTCAACGCCACTATGCGCAAAGCCATACATAAAAAGAAAGGCGCCATGGTAAAAGTGCAGTTGCAGATCGATCAGGCGCCACTGGAATTACCGCCGGGTTTTATGGAATGCCTCGATGATGAGCCCAAAGCGAAGAAGGCTTTTGATGCCCTGAAACTTTCGCACCGCAATTATTTCATCAAATGGATGGGAGGGGTGAAGGGCGAAGCCGCCAGGGCCAAGCGTATAGCCATGGTGATCAATGCACTGCTGAAAGGATACGGTTTTGCAGAAATGTTCCAGGAGCAGAAAAAAGAAAGAGAAGGATACTAA
- the clpB gene encoding ATP-dependent chaperone ClpB yields MNLNNYTIKAQETIQAAQQVAFNNGNPVIETDHLLKALLADKDSPVAFLLKRNNVNTGFTETKVDEDISKLPKSSNGEAAQNISRDLNTALLKANAVLKEFNDEFVSPEHLLLGLLKGSDAAAKTLKAAGLTEKGLITAIKDLRKGDTIKSQTQETQFNSLSKYAKNLNELARDGKLDPVIGRDEEIRRTLHILSRRSKNNPILVGEPGVGKTAIAEGLAMRIVNGDVPENLRGKIIFGLDMGQLIAGAKYKGEFEERLKGVVKEVSESDGEIILFIDEIHTLVGAGGGEGAMDAANILKPALARGELRAIGATTLSEYQKYFEKDKALERRFQKVMIDEPSVEDAISILRGLKDRYETHHHVRIKDEAIIAAVELSNRYITDRFLPDKAIDLIDESAAKLRLEMNSMPEELDTLERQIRQLEIEREAIKRENDEEKLKDLNVEISNLSVERDTLKAKWRDEKEVVEKIQSAKATIESLKLEAEQAERNGDYGKVAEIRYGKIKEQEKQITTFTDQLNQLGETNRRLMKEEVDAEDIAETVAKATGIPVAKMLQGEREKLLLLEDELHQRVVGQDEAISAVADAIRRSRAGLQDPKKPIGSFIFLGTTGVGKTELAKALAEYLFDDESMMTRIDMSEYQEKHTVSRLVGAPPGYVGYDEGGQLTEAVRRKPYSVVLLDEIEKAHPDVWNVLLQVLDDGRLTDNKGRVVNFKNTIIIMTSNIGSQLIQDAFDDVDEKNVEEATDKAKVEVMNLLRQTIRPEFLNRVDEIIMFRPLLKKQIMDIVRIQLEGLRKLVAANGIELNFSDYLLEFLSEQGYDPQFGARPLKRLIQKQITNALSKKILAGEVDKNKRVLVDAFDGVVVFRNEEVHEA; encoded by the coding sequence ATGAACCTGAATAATTATACCATCAAAGCCCAGGAAACCATCCAGGCAGCACAACAGGTGGCATTTAACAACGGGAACCCCGTTATTGAAACCGATCACCTGTTAAAAGCATTGCTGGCCGATAAGGATAGTCCTGTTGCTTTTTTATTGAAACGTAACAACGTAAATACCGGCTTCACTGAAACAAAAGTAGATGAGGACATCAGCAAATTGCCCAAATCATCTAATGGAGAAGCCGCTCAAAACATCAGCCGCGACCTGAACACCGCTTTATTGAAAGCCAATGCCGTGCTCAAAGAATTCAATGATGAATTTGTGAGCCCGGAACACTTGCTGTTGGGATTGCTGAAAGGAAGCGATGCAGCAGCTAAAACGCTGAAAGCGGCGGGCCTCACAGAAAAAGGACTCATTACTGCCATCAAAGACCTGCGTAAAGGCGATACCATCAAATCGCAAACACAGGAAACGCAATTCAATTCACTGAGTAAATATGCCAAGAACCTGAACGAACTGGCAAGGGATGGTAAACTCGATCCTGTGATAGGCAGGGACGAGGAGATCCGCCGGACTTTGCATATTCTCTCACGCAGGAGCAAGAATAATCCCATACTGGTGGGTGAACCGGGTGTAGGTAAAACGGCTATTGCCGAAGGATTGGCCATGCGTATTGTCAATGGCGATGTACCCGAGAACCTGAGAGGAAAAATCATTTTTGGCCTCGATATGGGACAGTTGATCGCCGGCGCCAAATACAAGGGCGAATTTGAAGAACGTTTGAAGGGCGTTGTGAAAGAAGTATCGGAGAGCGATGGCGAGATCATTTTATTCATCGATGAAATACATACCCTGGTAGGCGCAGGTGGCGGTGAGGGCGCTATGGATGCGGCCAATATCCTTAAGCCGGCCCTGGCGAGAGGCGAACTGCGTGCGATCGGCGCCACCACGTTGAGTGAATACCAGAAATATTTTGAGAAAGACAAGGCGCTCGAACGCCGTTTCCAGAAAGTGATGATCGACGAACCGAGTGTAGAGGACGCGATCTCTATATTGCGCGGACTCAAAGACCGCTATGAAACACACCACCATGTGCGTATCAAAGACGAAGCGATTATTGCCGCAGTGGAATTATCGAACCGGTATATCACCGACCGTTTCCTGCCGGATAAAGCGATTGATCTGATTGATGAGAGCGCTGCCAAGCTGCGCCTGGAAATGAATTCAATGCCGGAAGAGCTGGATACGCTGGAACGCCAGATACGACAGTTGGAAATTGAACGGGAAGCCATCAAGCGCGAGAATGATGAAGAAAAACTGAAAGACCTGAATGTTGAGATCAGTAACCTGAGTGTGGAAAGAGATACACTCAAAGCCAAATGGCGCGACGAGAAAGAAGTAGTGGAGAAGATACAGAGTGCGAAAGCTACGATCGAGAGCCTGAAGCTGGAAGCAGAACAAGCCGAACGCAATGGCGATTATGGCAAAGTAGCCGAGATACGGTATGGCAAGATCAAAGAGCAGGAAAAACAAATTACAACATTCACCGATCAATTGAACCAGCTTGGCGAAACCAACAGGCGATTGATGAAGGAAGAAGTAGATGCGGAAGATATTGCAGAAACCGTGGCCAAAGCAACCGGTATACCAGTTGCCAAAATGCTGCAGGGAGAAAGGGAAAAATTATTGCTGCTGGAAGATGAATTGCATCAAAGGGTAGTAGGGCAGGATGAGGCTATCAGTGCGGTAGCCGATGCCATCCGAAGGAGCCGCGCCGGATTACAGGATCCGAAAAAACCGATCGGTTCTTTTATTTTCCTTGGTACCACCGGTGTGGGTAAAACAGAGCTGGCCAAAGCTTTGGCGGAATACCTGTTCGATGATGAAAGCATGATGACCCGTATCGACATGAGTGAGTACCAGGAGAAACATACGGTGTCGAGACTGGTGGGTGCCCCTCCCGGTTATGTGGGATATGATGAAGGCGGACAGCTGACAGAAGCCGTGAGACGCAAACCTTATAGTGTGGTATTGCTGGATGAGATAGAAAAAGCACACCCCGATGTATGGAACGTATTACTGCAGGTGCTCGACGATGGAAGATTGACCGATAACAAAGGCCGTGTGGTGAATTTCAAGAACACCATCATCATCATGACCAGCAATATCGGCAGCCAGTTGATACAGGATGCCTTCGATGATGTAGACGAAAAAAATGTAGAAGAAGCTACTGATAAAGCGAAGGTTGAAGTCATGAACCTGCTGCGTCAAACCATACGTCCCGAATTCCTGAACCGGGTAGACGAGATCATCATGTTCCGCCCGTTGTTGAAAAAACAGATCATGGATATTGTGCGCATCCAGTTGGAAGGCTTACGCAAGCTGGTAGCCGCCAATGGAATAGAACTGAATTTCAGCGACTATTTACTGGAGTTCCTTTCTGAACAGGGATATGATCCGCAATTTGGTGCGAGGCCGTTGAAAAGACTGATACAAAAGCAGATCACCAATGCGCTCAGTAAAAAAATACTGGCCGGTGAAGTAGATAAAAATAAACGGGTACTGGTAGATGCGTTCGATGGGGTAGTGGTATTCCGGAATGAAGAAGTGCATGAGGCTTAA
- a CDS encoding serine hydrolase, with protein sequence MSEKHRSHCMKVSLVCIFMLFFQLAQSQYDFSELDKKMEAARRELGGHTVAMIYKDGKIIYQKSMGEEFNPKTQAPVASCSKWLTAALVMTFVDEGKLSLDDPIGKYLPFFTKYNKGYITIRQCLAHLTGIESDAGRPLKAIFDRKKYKSLEEEVNDFAAKKEIASNPGLEFSYSGIGLNIAGRVLEVVTRRGFEQLMQERITRPLIMRNTSFSSFNAVNPSGGAVSTASDYMNFLAMILNKGVFNGKRILSEKAISDMQTAQTTPSMIRYAPKAAQGYNYGLGEWILATDENGKTTAVASPGLFGTWPMIDNCRGYACIFFTKGLLGEEKRDLYMDMKKSIDAQIASACK encoded by the coding sequence ATGTCTGAAAAACACCGTTCTCACTGCATGAAAGTCAGCCTGGTATGCATTTTCATGCTATTCTTTCAGTTGGCACAATCCCAGTACGATTTCAGTGAGCTGGATAAAAAAATGGAGGCTGCCAGGCGGGAACTGGGTGGTCATACGGTGGCTATGATCTATAAAGACGGGAAGATCATTTACCAGAAATCCATGGGCGAAGAATTCAACCCCAAAACACAGGCGCCTGTTGCCAGTTGCAGTAAATGGCTGACGGCTGCACTCGTCATGACTTTTGTAGACGAAGGCAAACTATCGCTCGACGACCCTATTGGCAAATACCTGCCCTTCTTCACCAAATACAACAAAGGATATATTACCATACGCCAGTGCCTGGCACATTTAACCGGTATTGAATCGGATGCAGGCCGGCCGTTGAAAGCCATCTTCGACCGTAAGAAATACAAATCACTGGAAGAGGAAGTGAACGATTTTGCCGCTAAAAAAGAGATCGCCTCCAATCCTGGATTGGAATTCAGTTATAGCGGTATCGGGTTGAATATTGCAGGAAGGGTGTTGGAAGTTGTTACACGCCGGGGGTTTGAACAACTGATGCAGGAACGCATCACGAGGCCGCTGATAATGCGCAATACTTCTTTTTCCAGTTTCAATGCGGTAAACCCATCCGGCGGAGCTGTTTCCACTGCCAGTGATTACATGAATTTCCTGGCCATGATCCTGAACAAGGGTGTCTTCAACGGCAAGCGCATATTGAGCGAGAAAGCCATTAGCGATATGCAAACGGCGCAAACTACTCCTTCCATGATCCGCTATGCGCCCAAAGCTGCGCAAGGATACAATTACGGACTGGGCGAATGGATATTGGCCACAGACGAAAATGGTAAAACAACAGCAGTGGCGAGCCCTGGTTTATTCGGCACCTGGCCCATGATAGATAACTGCCGGGGTTATGCCTGTATATTTTTTACCAAAGGGTTATTGGGTGAAGAAAAGCGTGACCTTTATATGGACATGAAAAAGTCTATCGACGCACAAATCGCTTCTGCCTGCAAATAG